In Elaeis guineensis isolate ETL-2024a chromosome 1, EG11, whole genome shotgun sequence, a genomic segment contains:
- the LOC140856904 gene encoding uncharacterized protein, with protein MAPFRCPTNSQAHNELQYLSALLLNFSLTSEPDIWQWKWSSNGIYSIRSCYDFLLNEGVISLLEQRFWNLPILKKAKLFFWLAFHDKVLTKENLIKRGVAILGNYLLCNESGETLNHLMLQYSYSRTYWHIVFSPFSSLDLPQSFPNVWVSWRHSHHVRSLSPALKCLFITMVWSLWKERNTRVFRFIATMPPATARKAISVYLDWREGVPHPNITRVLF; from the coding sequence ATGGCGCCCTTCAGATGTCCCACGAACTCTCAAGCTCACAATGAGCTTCAATACCTCTCAGCCCTCCTGCTAAATTTCTCCCTTACCTCAGAGCCTGATATCTGGCAGTGGAAATGGAGCTCCAATGGTATCTACAGCATCCGCTCCTGTTATGACTTCCTCTTGAACGAAGGTGTAATATCACTTTTAGAACAACGATTCTGGAACCTCCCAATTTTAAAGAAGGCAAAGCTATTCTTCTGGCTTGCTTTTCATGATAAAGTCTTAACCAAGGAAAACCTCATTAAAAGAGGCGTTGCTATCTTAGGAAATTATCTGTTGTGTAATGAATCTGGTGAAACTCTGAATCACTTAATGCTACAGTACTCTTACTCTAGAACTTACTGGCATATCGTCTTCTCTCCATTTAGTTCTTTAGACTTGCCTCAATCCTTCCCAAATGTTTGGGTTTCATGGAGGCATTCTCATCACGTCCGATCACTGTCCCCTGCTCTCAAATGCTTATTTATAACCATGGTGTGGAGCCTCTGGAAAGAGAGGAATACAAGAGTCTTTCGTTTTATCGCCACCATGCCTCCTGCAACAGCTAGGAAAGCTATCTCAGTTTATCTTGATTGGCGAGAGGGTGTTCCTCACCCAAATATTACTCGTGTGCTTTTCTAG